The Neorhodopirellula lusitana genome contains a region encoding:
- a CDS encoding tRNA (cytidine(34)-2'-O)-methyltransferase, whose translation MLPTPAHIVLYQPEIPQNTGNIGRTCVAVNAKLWIVEPASFSFDEKRLRRAGLDYWQHLDIEMVPDWETLTSKLDPARFHFLSKFAKRMLWDCELQVGDVFVFGQETSGLPEEIMSPTDPRSVRLPTDPKVRSLNLATTAGIVLYEHQRQCYQRNPSDFAAAPNA comes from the coding sequence ATGTTGCCTACTCCCGCCCACATCGTTCTCTATCAACCTGAGATCCCACAGAACACTGGAAACATCGGTCGCACCTGCGTTGCGGTGAACGCCAAGTTGTGGATTGTCGAGCCAGCATCGTTTTCATTTGATGAGAAACGCCTGCGCCGCGCCGGCCTGGATTATTGGCAGCACCTCGATATCGAAATGGTTCCTGACTGGGAAACCCTGACTAGCAAACTGGACCCTGCCCGCTTTCATTTCCTTTCCAAGTTTGCCAAACGCATGCTCTGGGACTGCGAGTTGCAGGTCGGTGACGTCTTCGTGTTCGGTCAAGAAACCAGTGGGCTGCCTGAAGAGATTATGTCCCCGACTGACCCGCGATCGGTTCGGTTGCCCACTGATCCCAAAGTGCGAAGCCTCAATCTGGCGACGACGGCCGGGATCGTTCTGTATGAACATCAACGACAGTGTTATCAACGCAACCCGAGTGATTTTGCGGCAGCCCCCAACGCTTGA